A single Crateriforma conspicua DNA region contains:
- a CDS encoding GDP-L-fucose synthase family protein gives MSESTLPPELKRIYVAGHRGMVGGAVCRRLEREDVQVVTASRNDLDLTDAAAVEDFFSRQSIDAVVFAAAKVGGIVANNTYPVEFLSDNVLMATHSIKAAYHSKVKRFLFLGSTCIYPRDCPQPIVEDSLLTGPLEPTNEAYALAKIAGLKLCQYYRRQYGVMFHSAMPTNLYGPGDNYHPEHSHVLPALIRRFHEAKLDGTETVTIWGTGSPRREFLYVDDLADALVHLLGVNDPPDWVNVGTGVDQTILDLAKLVAETVGFEGKIETDPSRPDGTPVKCTNVDRLQASGWRHRVDLAEGLRRTYEAFLAEQSAGQLRAV, from the coding sequence ATGAGCGAATCCACACTGCCCCCCGAATTGAAGCGTATCTACGTGGCCGGCCATCGCGGCATGGTCGGCGGCGCCGTTTGTCGGCGTCTGGAACGTGAAGATGTGCAGGTTGTGACGGCCAGTCGGAATGATCTGGATTTGACAGACGCGGCCGCAGTGGAAGACTTTTTTTCCCGCCAATCGATCGATGCGGTGGTTTTCGCCGCCGCTAAGGTGGGCGGGATCGTTGCGAACAACACGTATCCGGTGGAGTTTCTGTCGGACAACGTGCTGATGGCGACGCATTCGATCAAGGCGGCCTATCACAGCAAAGTGAAACGCTTTCTGTTTCTGGGCAGCACCTGTATTTATCCCCGCGATTGTCCCCAGCCGATCGTCGAAGATTCGCTTTTGACCGGGCCATTGGAACCGACCAATGAAGCCTATGCGTTGGCCAAGATCGCGGGGCTGAAATTGTGCCAGTACTATCGTCGCCAATACGGCGTGATGTTCCACAGTGCGATGCCGACCAATCTGTATGGCCCTGGCGACAATTATCATCCCGAACACAGCCACGTGTTGCCCGCGTTGATCCGCCGATTCCACGAAGCCAAATTGGACGGCACCGAAACGGTCACGATCTGGGGTACGGGATCACCACGTCGCGAATTTTTGTATGTCGATGACTTGGCCGATGCTTTGGTGCATTTGCTGGGCGTCAACGACCCGCCGGATTGGGTCAATGTCGGCACCGGTGTTGATCAAACGATTTTAGATTTGGCCAAGTTGGTGGCCGAAACCGTCGGCTTTGAAGGTAAGATCGAAACGGACCCGTCACGTCCCGACGGCACGCCGGTCAAGTGCACCAACGTGGATCGCTTGCAAGCGTCCGGTTGGCGGCATCGTGTCGACTTGGCCGAAGGGCTGCGTCGCACCTAC